Proteins encoded by one window of Chondromyces crocatus:
- a CDS encoding non-ribosomal peptide synthetase, with amino-acid sequence MSLTQFLSNLSQLGVSLWIEGDRLRIRARKDVLTPSLRSELEARREEILAFLSHQKKNTSPQGAEISVASRDGDLKLSSGQLRFWVLDKLVPDSPLYNLFFGIRMSGPLDVSALERSVTALVTRHEVLRTVFPESNGQPRQVVLAPDAVVISHCDLTHVNEADHERALAERCSMMSRETFELARGPLLQLALVRLGPEDHALLVLQHHIISDAWSIGAFVGDLVSLYRALSAGQTPALPPLPIQYADYAQWQRARGAEMDEHRRFWGGLLAGIPRLNMPTDKPRTGNLSHRGGAFPVALPADLSDALKALVKREECTLFVALLAAYGALLHRCTGQTDFAIGTEVANRDRPELRPLIGYFVNTLALRLDFSGDPTFTELLARARTTSMEAFAHAELPFDEMVEAARVPREGADNPLFQVNLALESIATPDLEMPGMRWRPFSGTLDGSVEGTSKFELNLIVSDSPEGIAGVLEHSTDLFDTATIARWVGHLHVLLRGIVDNPGRRLSELPLLSEEERHRALVTWNATQADFPDPCLHELFEQQVVRTPDAEAVVFGQRRMSYRELNRRSNQLARILRERGARPNTLVAAVLDKGWEQVVAVLAILKAGAAYVPIDPHLPPERLRHLLEHGQVQLALTQAVHDAELTFPEGVLRFTVDVFDPTDDDDRNLDRVQGPEDLAYVIYTSGSTGLPKGVVLDHRGPANTILDLNEQFHVGPGDKVLALSALNFDLSVYDIFGLLAAGGTVVLPEPSALREPSAWAALLVAERVTIWNTVPALMEMLVDHASGHPEARIDTLRAVFMSGDWIPVTLPDRIKRLVPGAAVISMGGATEASIWSIQYPIEHVDPSWRSIPYGRPMRNQRFYVLDQALEPCPVGVEGALFIGGVGLAKGYWREEALSAASFIVHPRTGEQIYRTGDQGRYFPDGTIEFLGRRDFQVKIRGFRIELGEIESTLMSHPGVREAVVLAREDVPGDKRLVGYVVPQVADGLDPADLRALLKDRLPEYMLPSVILLIEAMPLTSNGKVDRRALPAPNPSGGGTDAEFTAPRTPTETLVAGLWADVLGVPQVSIHDDFFMLGGHSLVAIQAIGRLRSAQGFDLPLRALFEAPTVAAFSQRLDDLRRAKQGSTSLPLRRMERPAVLPLSLAQQRFWFLDQLAPGGHFYNVPAGFWLRGPLDPSLLERSVHAIAARHEALRTTFPAIEGQPQQRIAPEPTVALKLVDLSHLVAEARHIEVKRLAADAIRCPFDLAGGPLVRWLVIRLADEEHLLVLTMHHIISDGWSVGLLLQELTALYAAFRSGAPSPLPELQVQYADYVLWQRQWLDGEVREHQLAYWKQKLAGVPTALELPTDRPRPPVQRFQGAVSRFELPIALTAAITALSTREGATPFMTLLAAFNVVLSRYAGVDDLCVGTPVAGRNHAELAGLVGLFVNTLVLRTDLSGDPSFLDLVRRVRDTLLEAHEHQDVPFDQVVDALQAPRDLSRTPLFQVLFVFQEAPPQDVKAADLSVSLLDGSTDVDLTIAKFDLTLGLEKSERGMCGWLEYNTDLFDAATIDRMAGHFRTLIEGAVAAPEARISALPMLTTGERHQILGVWNDTAVDHGDERCMHALFEAQAARTPDAVAVLFEGEQLTYAELNQRANRLAHHLRDQGVGPGVLVGICAERSPELPVALFGVLKAGGAYVPLDPAYPRDRLAFMLEDTRAPLLLTQRRLLSSLPEHTARVLCLDDLGDALVSVPDEDLPSRAAADDLCYVIYTSGSTGRPKGVAISHRAIGNHMRWMQATHPLLPTDRTLQKTAFSFDAAGKEFFATLCAGATLVLPRADGHRDSAYLVRMLAEHRITFLQVVPSLLKVLLEEAEITQCTELRWLYCAGEALSVELTTRLFERLPQVRLVNTYGPTEASIDVTSWTCARGPLPPAIPIGQPMANTRIHILGPHLELVPIGVPGELYIGGTNLARGYVNRPALTADRFVVDPHCASGERLYRTGDRVRRLADGTLDFLGRIDNQVKLRGFRIELGEIETALERLPGVLEAVVTVREDVPGDRRLVAHVAQREHADLSGADLRQALGATLPEYMVPAAFVLLDALPKTPNGKVDRNRLPAPDWAHRDPGATFVAPRTPVEDVLASVWSEVLGVPRVGVHDDFFSLGGHSLLATQAMARLRACLGVELPLRALFEAPTVAALAERVEASRRTDAGMAISPLVRPPRDGELPLSFAQQRLWFLDQLEQGSPVYNLPAAVRLKGSLDAVALERSLVALGQRHETLRTSFASRQGKPFQVIASEPALRVERIDLGHLTGADQEVEVARLTRKDALRPFHLGSGPFLRVTLLALSADEHVLLLNMHHIVSDGWSIGVLVRELSALYAAFSADRVPELPELPIQYADFAQWQRDWLEGEVLDGQLAYWKQQLGGGIPALELPTDRPRPPTQTFRGAVLPVALPPALADALRALCRREGVTLYMALLAGFQALLHRVTGQDDIAIGSPIAGRTRAETEGLIGLFINTLVLRTRLSPELSFRELLRRVREVTLGAYDHQDVPFEKLVDALQPERDLSRSPLFQVMLILQNAPQPVLDLPGLTAERMELSGATSKFDLTLSLEDSDEGLRGWIEYNTDLFDAATMTRLMGHLQTLLEGAVTAPAQHLAELPILPPEERQLVVHAWNDTAVAFPEDLCVHERIAEQAARTPDAPAVIFEDRMLSYAELDRRSNQLAHHLRALGVGPERLVGVCMERSLELVVALLGVLKAGGAYVPLDPTYPAERLDFMLGDIQAKVILTQERLLAERALPGTHVLCLDAAATAAALATAPTSAPPRVASDDQLAYVIYTSGSTGRPKGAMNTHRGLRNRLLWMQQAYGLTEADAVCQKTPYSFDVSVWEFFWPLMTGARLVVARPGGHRDTAYLAELFSSQRVTTAHFVPSMLAAFVEEPSLARCTHLKRVICSGEALPFELVERFLAQSPAELHNLYGPTEASIDVTFHACQRADARRIVPIGRPIANTRIVLLDARLDPVPVGVPGELFIGGVGVGRGYVHRASLTAERFLPDPLATTPGERLYRTGDRARWLPTGELEYLGRTDHQVKLRGFRIELSEIEAVLAQHPGVREAVVLAREDRPRDVRLVAYVVASATEVTAGEGGAETGRSTAPSTTALREHLRTKLPEYMIPTAFVRLDAMPLTPSGKADRRALPAPDAAQAEERPAFVAPRTATEQALADIWTEVLQVERVGIHDSFFALGGHSLLATQVVARARDTFAVEVPLRAIFESPVLADMASLIVSCKAEQVDCGDLSEMLESLDDLSEEEVMALLAEGGGGETEDALPLDRSETRCQQETESDV; translated from the coding sequence ATGAGCTTGACCCAGTTCCTCTCGAATCTGTCGCAGCTGGGCGTGAGCCTGTGGATCGAGGGAGATCGGCTCCGGATCCGCGCTCGTAAAGATGTGCTGACACCATCTCTCCGCTCCGAGCTGGAAGCGCGGCGCGAAGAGATTCTTGCGTTCCTGTCGCACCAGAAGAAGAACACATCGCCGCAGGGAGCCGAGATTTCCGTGGCTTCTCGCGATGGCGACCTGAAGCTGTCTTCCGGGCAACTTCGCTTCTGGGTCCTGGACAAGCTGGTCCCCGACAGCCCGCTCTACAATCTCTTCTTCGGCATTCGCATGTCCGGGCCTCTCGACGTGAGCGCCCTCGAGCGGAGCGTCACTGCCCTGGTCACCCGGCACGAGGTACTTCGTACGGTTTTTCCGGAGTCGAATGGCCAACCACGACAGGTCGTACTCGCTCCCGACGCGGTGGTGATCTCGCACTGTGACCTGACCCACGTGAATGAGGCAGATCATGAGCGAGCGCTGGCCGAACGTTGCTCCATGATGAGCCGTGAGACCTTCGAGCTCGCGCGAGGGCCGCTGCTCCAGCTCGCGCTTGTGAGGCTCGGCCCGGAGGACCACGCATTGCTCGTTCTCCAGCATCACATCATCTCTGATGCCTGGTCGATTGGTGCATTCGTGGGTGATCTGGTCTCGCTCTATCGCGCGCTGTCAGCGGGGCAGACGCCGGCGCTGCCTCCCCTTCCCATTCAGTATGCCGACTACGCGCAATGGCAGCGCGCTCGCGGCGCCGAGATGGATGAGCACCGGCGCTTCTGGGGGGGCCTGCTCGCCGGGATCCCGAGACTGAACATGCCCACCGACAAACCGCGTACGGGCAATCTGTCTCATCGCGGCGGTGCATTTCCTGTGGCATTGCCGGCGGACCTCTCCGACGCGCTCAAGGCGCTGGTCAAGCGCGAGGAGTGCACGCTGTTCGTCGCGCTTCTGGCAGCCTATGGCGCGCTCCTGCACCGCTGTACCGGGCAGACCGATTTCGCGATTGGAACCGAAGTGGCCAACCGCGATCGGCCAGAGCTGCGCCCCCTGATCGGGTACTTCGTCAATACCCTGGCGCTACGCCTGGATTTCTCGGGCGATCCCACCTTCACCGAGCTGCTCGCCCGGGCGCGTACGACGTCGATGGAGGCGTTTGCCCACGCCGAGCTGCCATTCGATGAAATGGTGGAGGCCGCGCGCGTCCCCAGAGAGGGGGCGGACAATCCGCTCTTCCAGGTCAACCTCGCCCTGGAGAGCATCGCCACCCCGGATCTGGAGATGCCGGGAATGCGCTGGCGCCCCTTCTCCGGCACCCTGGATGGCTCGGTCGAGGGAACCTCGAAGTTCGAGCTGAACCTGATCGTGAGTGATTCTCCCGAGGGGATCGCTGGCGTTCTGGAGCACAGCACCGATCTCTTCGACACCGCGACCATTGCGCGGTGGGTCGGCCATCTTCATGTGCTTCTCCGCGGGATCGTCGACAATCCGGGGCGCAGGTTGTCCGAGCTGCCTCTCCTGAGCGAGGAGGAGCGGCACCGAGCGCTCGTCACCTGGAACGCGACGCAGGCCGATTTCCCCGACCCGTGTCTGCACGAACTCTTCGAGCAGCAGGTCGTCCGGACCCCCGACGCCGAGGCCGTCGTTTTCGGCCAGCGCCGGATGAGCTACCGCGAGCTGAATCGCAGGTCCAATCAGCTCGCCAGGATCCTGCGGGAGCGTGGCGCCCGCCCGAACACGCTCGTGGCTGCCGTGCTCGACAAGGGCTGGGAGCAGGTCGTCGCGGTCCTGGCCATTCTCAAGGCGGGGGCCGCCTACGTGCCCATCGATCCCCACCTGCCGCCGGAGCGGCTCCGGCACCTTCTGGAGCACGGTCAGGTCCAGCTCGCGCTCACCCAGGCCGTGCACGACGCCGAACTCACCTTTCCCGAGGGCGTGCTGCGCTTCACCGTCGACGTCTTCGACCCCACCGACGACGATGATCGCAACCTCGATCGGGTGCAGGGGCCCGAGGATCTCGCGTATGTGATCTACACCTCGGGCTCGACCGGGCTGCCGAAAGGGGTCGTGCTCGATCACCGCGGTCCGGCGAATACGATCCTCGACCTCAACGAGCAATTCCACGTCGGTCCGGGCGACAAGGTGCTCGCCCTGTCGGCGCTGAATTTCGACCTCTCGGTGTACGACATCTTCGGACTGCTTGCCGCGGGCGGGACGGTCGTCCTCCCCGAGCCTTCTGCACTGCGCGAGCCCTCCGCCTGGGCCGCGCTCCTCGTGGCGGAACGGGTGACGATCTGGAACACCGTCCCTGCGCTCATGGAGATGCTCGTCGACCATGCCTCCGGCCACCCGGAGGCGCGCATCGACACGCTCCGCGCCGTGTTCATGAGCGGCGACTGGATCCCCGTCACGCTGCCCGATCGCATCAAGCGCCTCGTCCCGGGCGCGGCGGTCATCAGCATGGGTGGAGCGACCGAGGCGTCCATCTGGTCGATCCAGTATCCCATCGAGCACGTCGATCCGTCGTGGCGCAGCATCCCCTACGGCCGCCCGATGCGAAACCAGCGCTTCTACGTGCTCGATCAAGCGCTGGAGCCGTGTCCCGTCGGCGTCGAGGGCGCCCTGTTCATCGGTGGTGTCGGCCTGGCCAAGGGCTACTGGCGCGAGGAGGCACTCTCGGCAGCCTCCTTCATCGTGCATCCCAGGACCGGCGAGCAGATTTACCGCACTGGCGATCAAGGCAGGTACTTCCCCGACGGGACCATCGAGTTCCTCGGCCGCCGGGACTTCCAGGTCAAGATCCGCGGCTTCCGCATCGAGCTGGGCGAGATCGAGTCCACGCTCATGAGCCACCCCGGCGTGCGCGAGGCGGTCGTTCTCGCGCGCGAGGATGTCCCCGGCGACAAGCGCCTCGTCGGTTACGTCGTGCCTCAGGTTGCCGACGGGCTCGACCCCGCCGACCTGCGCGCGTTGCTCAAGGACCGGCTGCCCGAGTACATGCTGCCCTCGGTGATCCTCCTGATCGAGGCCATGCCGCTGACCTCGAACGGCAAGGTCGATCGCCGCGCCTTGCCAGCACCGAACCCCTCCGGTGGTGGCACCGACGCCGAGTTCACGGCTCCGCGTACCCCCACGGAGACGCTCGTGGCAGGCCTCTGGGCCGACGTGCTCGGCGTGCCGCAGGTGAGCATCCACGACGATTTCTTCATGCTCGGCGGGCACTCCCTGGTTGCCATCCAGGCCATTGGACGGCTCCGCTCCGCACAGGGCTTCGATTTGCCTTTGCGGGCGCTGTTCGAGGCGCCGACCGTCGCCGCCTTCAGCCAGCGGCTCGACGATCTGCGCCGCGCCAAGCAGGGATCGACCTCGCTGCCGCTGCGACGCATGGAGCGTCCGGCCGTCTTGCCGCTCTCGCTCGCCCAGCAGCGTTTCTGGTTCCTCGACCAGCTCGCGCCAGGAGGCCACTTCTACAATGTTCCCGCCGGCTTCTGGTTGCGGGGGCCGCTCGACCCGTCGCTCCTGGAGCGCAGCGTCCACGCTATTGCCGCGCGGCACGAGGCACTCAGGACTACTTTCCCGGCGATCGAAGGCCAGCCCCAGCAGCGCATCGCGCCCGAACCCACCGTCGCGCTGAAGCTCGTCGACCTCTCACACCTCGTCGCGGAGGCTCGGCACATCGAGGTGAAGCGGCTCGCTGCCGACGCGATCCGGTGTCCCTTCGACCTCGCTGGAGGCCCGCTGGTCCGCTGGCTCGTGATTCGCCTGGCCGACGAAGAGCACCTGCTCGTCCTGACGATGCACCACATCATCTCGGATGGATGGTCCGTCGGCCTGCTCCTCCAGGAACTCACCGCTCTCTATGCCGCCTTCCGCTCTGGCGCGCCCTCTCCGCTCCCGGAGCTACAGGTGCAGTACGCCGACTACGTCCTGTGGCAGCGGCAGTGGCTCGATGGTGAGGTCCGGGAGCACCAGCTCGCCTACTGGAAGCAGAAGCTCGCTGGCGTGCCCACTGCGCTCGAACTCCCCACGGACCGCCCGCGTCCTCCTGTGCAGCGCTTCCAGGGGGCCGTCTCGCGCTTCGAGCTTCCCATCGCGCTGACGGCTGCGATCACGGCGCTGAGCACCCGGGAGGGCGCGACGCCTTTCATGACGCTCCTCGCAGCCTTCAATGTCGTGCTCTCGCGGTACGCGGGCGTCGACGATCTCTGCGTCGGTACGCCGGTCGCTGGACGCAACCATGCCGAGCTCGCTGGCCTCGTCGGTCTCTTCGTGAACACCCTGGTGCTGCGCACCGATCTCTCTGGAGACCCGTCGTTCCTCGATCTCGTGCGCCGCGTGCGCGACACCCTGCTGGAAGCGCACGAGCACCAGGATGTCCCCTTCGACCAAGTGGTCGACGCCCTGCAGGCACCTCGCGATCTGAGCCGTACTCCGCTGTTCCAGGTGCTGTTCGTCTTCCAGGAGGCCCCGCCCCAGGACGTGAAGGCCGCTGACCTCTCGGTGAGCCTCCTGGACGGCTCCACCGACGTCGATCTCACCATCGCCAAGTTCGACCTGACGCTCGGCCTGGAGAAGTCCGAGCGCGGGATGTGCGGCTGGCTCGAGTACAACACCGACCTCTTCGACGCCGCGACCATCGACCGCATGGCGGGCCACTTCAGGACGCTGATCGAGGGCGCCGTGGCCGCACCGGAGGCCCGCATCTCGGCGCTGCCGATGCTGACCACCGGGGAGCGCCATCAGATCCTCGGCGTGTGGAACGACACCGCCGTCGACCACGGTGACGAGCGCTGCATGCATGCCCTCTTCGAGGCTCAGGCCGCGCGCACCCCGGATGCCGTCGCCGTCCTCTTCGAGGGCGAACAGCTCACGTACGCCGAGCTGAACCAGCGCGCGAACCGCCTCGCGCACCACCTGCGTGACCAGGGCGTGGGCCCTGGTGTCCTCGTCGGGATCTGCGCGGAGCGCTCCCCGGAGCTGCCGGTGGCCCTGTTCGGCGTGCTCAAGGCCGGCGGCGCCTACGTCCCGCTGGACCCGGCCTACCCCCGCGATCGCCTTGCCTTCATGCTGGAGGACACCCGCGCCCCGCTCCTGCTCACCCAGCGGCGGCTGCTTTCCTCGCTGCCGGAGCACACGGCGCGTGTGTTGTGCCTCGATGACCTCGGCGACGCGCTCGTGAGCGTTCCCGATGAGGATCTCCCGTCACGCGCGGCGGCCGACGACCTCTGCTATGTCATCTACACCTCCGGCTCGACTGGCAGGCCCAAGGGCGTGGCCATCTCCCACCGCGCCATCGGCAACCACATGCGGTGGATGCAGGCGACGCACCCGCTCCTCCCGACCGACCGCACCCTCCAGAAGACGGCCTTCAGCTTCGACGCAGCGGGCAAGGAGTTCTTCGCCACCCTCTGCGCTGGCGCCACCCTGGTCCTGCCCAGGGCCGATGGCCACCGAGACAGCGCCTACCTCGTCCGGATGCTCGCCGAGCACCGGATCACCTTCCTGCAGGTGGTCCCCTCCCTGCTCAAGGTGCTGCTCGAAGAGGCCGAAATTACGCAGTGTACTGAGCTTCGCTGGCTCTACTGCGCTGGCGAGGCCCTCTCCGTCGAGCTCACCACGCGCCTCTTCGAGCGCCTCCCCCAGGTCCGGCTGGTCAACACCTACGGTCCCACCGAAGCTTCGATCGACGTCACCTCATGGACCTGCGCCCGCGGTCCGTTGCCCCCCGCCATTCCCATCGGCCAGCCCATGGCGAACACCCGGATCCACATCCTCGGGCCGCACCTGGAGCTGGTCCCGATCGGGGTCCCCGGCGAGCTGTACATCGGCGGGACGAACCTCGCCCGCGGCTACGTGAACCGCCCTGCGCTGACGGCCGACCGCTTCGTGGTCGACCCCCACTGCGCATCGGGGGAGCGGCTCTACAGGACTGGCGACCGTGTCCGCCGCCTCGCCGACGGCACACTCGACTTCCTTGGCCGCATCGACAACCAGGTCAAGCTCCGCGGGTTCCGCATCGAGCTGGGGGAGATCGAGACCGCCCTCGAACGGTTGCCAGGTGTGCTCGAAGCGGTGGTCACCGTGCGCGAGGACGTGCCCGGCGACCGCCGCCTCGTCGCTCACGTCGCGCAGCGCGAACACGCCGATCTCTCCGGTGCCGACCTGCGTCAGGCCCTCGGCGCGACCTTGCCCGAGTACATGGTCCCCGCCGCGTTCGTGCTGCTCGACGCCCTCCCCAAGACCCCGAACGGCAAGGTCGACCGCAACCGCCTCCCGGCCCCCGACTGGGCTCACCGAGATCCGGGCGCCACCTTCGTCGCGCCGCGCACCCCGGTCGAGGATGTGCTCGCCAGCGTCTGGAGCGAGGTCCTCGGCGTCCCCCGCGTCGGCGTCCACGACGACTTCTTCTCGCTGGGCGGCCATTCCTTGCTCGCGACCCAGGCCATGGCGCGCCTCCGCGCGTGCCTCGGCGTCGAGCTACCGCTGCGCGCACTCTTCGAAGCACCCACCGTGGCGGCCCTCGCCGAGCGTGTCGAGGCGAGCCGACGCACCGACGCGGGCATGGCGATCTCGCCCCTCGTGCGCCCACCGCGCGACGGCGAGCTGCCCCTGTCGTTCGCCCAGCAGCGCCTCTGGTTCCTCGACCAGCTCGAGCAGGGCAGCCCCGTTTACAACCTGCCCGCCGCGGTCCGCTTGAAGGGGAGCCTCGACGCCGTTGCCCTCGAACGCAGCCTCGTCGCCCTCGGCCAGCGCCACGAGACACTGCGGACCTCCTTCGCCTCCAGGCAGGGCAAGCCCTTCCAGGTGATCGCGTCCGAGCCGGCTCTCCGCGTCGAGCGCATCGACCTCGGCCACCTCACCGGCGCCGACCAGGAGGTCGAGGTGGCGCGCCTGACGCGCAAGGACGCCCTCCGCCCGTTCCATCTCGGCAGCGGCCCCTTCCTGCGCGTCACGCTCCTCGCGCTGAGCGCCGACGAGCACGTGCTGCTCCTGAACATGCACCACATCGTCTCCGACGGCTGGTCCATCGGCGTCCTCGTGCGCGAGCTGTCGGCGCTCTACGCCGCCTTCTCGGCCGACCGCGTCCCCGAGCTGCCCGAGCTGCCCATCCAGTACGCCGACTTCGCCCAGTGGCAGCGCGACTGGCTCGAAGGTGAGGTCCTCGACGGCCAGCTCGCCTACTGGAAGCAGCAGCTCGGCGGCGGCATCCCTGCCCTGGAGCTGCCCACCGACCGCCCGCGTCCGCCGACGCAGACCTTCCGTGGTGCCGTCCTGCCCGTCGCGCTCCCCCCGGCGCTCGCCGACGCGCTCCGCGCCCTCTGCCGGCGCGAGGGCGTCACCCTCTACATGGCCCTCCTCGCGGGCTTCCAGGCCCTGCTCCATCGCGTCACCGGACAGGACGACATCGCCATCGGCTCGCCCATCGCCGGGCGCACCCGCGCGGAGACCGAGGGGCTGATCGGCCTGTTCATCAACACCCTGGTCCTGCGCACGCGCCTCTCACCGGAGCTCTCCTTCCGCGAGCTGCTGAGGCGCGTCCGTGAGGTCACCCTCGGCGCCTACGACCACCAAGATGTGCCCTTCGAGAAGCTCGTCGACGCCCTCCAGCCCGAGCGCGACCTGAGCCGCTCGCCGCTCTTCCAGGTGATGCTCATCCTGCAGAACGCGCCTCAGCCCGTCCTCGATCTTCCCGGCCTCACGGCGGAGCGCATGGAGCTGTCGGGCGCGACCTCCAAGTTCGACCTCACCCTCTCCCTCGAAGACTCCGACGAGGGGCTGCGCGGCTGGATCGAGTACAACACCGACCTCTTCGACGCGGCCACCATGACCCGCCTCATGGGCCACCTCCAGACCCTGCTGGAGGGCGCGGTCACGGCTCCCGCGCAGCACCTCGCCGAGCTGCCCATCCTGCCGCCCGAGGAGCGACAGCTGGTCGTCCACGCCTGGAACGACACCGCCGTCGCGTTCCCCGAGGACCTCTGCGTCCACGAGCGGATCGCCGAGCAGGCCGCGCGCACCCCGGATGCGCCGGCGGTGATCTTCGAGGACCGCATGCTCAGCTACGCCGAGCTGGATCGGCGCAGCAACCAGCTCGCTCACCACCTCCGCGCGCTGGGGGTCGGCCCCGAGCGCCTCGTCGGCGTCTGCATGGAGCGCTCCCTGGAGCTGGTCGTCGCCCTCCTCGGCGTGCTCAAGGCCGGTGGCGCTTACGTGCCGCTCGACCCGACCTACCCGGCCGAGCGCCTCGACTTCATGCTCGGCGACATCCAGGCCAAGGTCATCCTGACCCAGGAGCGCCTGCTCGCCGAGCGCGCCCTCCCTGGCACCCATGTCCTCTGTCTCGACGCCGCCGCGACCGCCGCGGCGCTCGCCACGGCGCCCACGAGCGCGCCACCGCGCGTGGCCTCCGACGACCAGCTCGCCTACGTGATCTACACCTCGGGCTCCACGGGCCGGCCCAAGGGCGCCATGAACACCCACCGCGGCCTGCGCAACCGCCTGCTCTGGATGCAGCAGGCCTACGGCCTGACCGAGGCCGACGCCGTCTGCCAGAAGACGCCGTACAGCTTCGACGTCTCCGTCTGGGAGTTCTTCTGGCCGCTGATGACCGGCGCTCGCCTCGTCGTCGCTCGCCCGGGCGGTCACCGCGACACCGCCTACCTGGCCGAGCTGTTCTCGTCTCAGCGTGTCACCACCGCGCACTTCGTTCCCTCGATGCTCGCCGCCTTCGTCGAGGAGCCGAGCCTCGCGCGGTGTACCCACCTGAAGCGGGTGATCTGTAGCGGCGAGGCACTCCCCTTCGAGCTCGTCGAGCGGTTCCTCGCCCAGAGCCCCGCCGAGCTGCACAACCTCTACGGCCCGACCGAGGCCTCCATCGACGTCACCTTCCACGCCTGCCAGCGTGCCGACGCTCGACGCATCGTGCCCATCGGGCGCCCCATCGCCAACACCCGGATCGTCCTCCTCGACGCCCGCCTCGACCCCGTGCCCGTCGGCGTCCCGGGCGAGCTGTTCATCGGCGGTGTCGGCGTCGGCCGCGGCTATGTGCACCGCGCCAGCCTGACCGCCGAGCGCTTCCTCCCCGATCCGCTGGCCACGACCCCGGGCGAGCGCCTCTACCGCACCGGCGATCGTGCGCGCTGGCTCCCCACCGGCGAGCTGGAGTACCTCGGCCGCACCGACCACCAGGTGAAGCTCCGCGGCTTCCGCATCGAGCTGAGCGAAATCGAGGCCGTCCTCGCCCAGCACCCCGGCGTCCGCGAGGCTGTCGTCCTGGCACGCGAGGATCGCCCCCGTGACGTGCGTCTCGTCGCCTACGTGGTCGCGAGCGCCACGGAGGTCACGGCGGGTGAGGGAGGAGCAGAAACCGGGCGCAGCACAGCCCCCTCGACCACGGCGCTCCGCGAGCACCTCCGGACGAAGCTCCCCGAGTACATGATCCCCACCGCCTTCGTGCGGCTCGACGCCATGCCGCTCACCCCCAGCGGCAAAGCCGACCGCCGCGCCTTGCCCGCCCCCGATGCCGCGCAAGCCGAGGAGCGTCCCGCCTTCGTCGCGCCCCGCACCGCCACCGAGCAAGCCCTCGCCGACATCTGGACCGAAGTCCTCCAGGTCGAGCGCGTCGGCATCCACGACTCCTTCTTCGCCCTCGGGGGCCACTCCCTCCTCGCCACCCAGGTCGTGGCCCGCGCGCGCGACACCTTCGCCGTCGAGGTGCCCCTCCGTGCCATCTTCGAGTCGCCCGTGCTCGCCGACATGGCCAGCCTCATCGTGAGCTGCAAGGCCGAGCAGGTCGACTGCGGCGATCTGAGCGAGATGCTGGAGAGCCTCGACGATCTCTCCGAGGAAGAGGTGATGGCGCTGCTCGCCGAGGGCGGGGGAGGGGAGACCGAGGATGCTCTGCCTCTCGACCGGAGCGAGACGCGCTGCCAGCAGGAGACCGAGAGCGATGTCTGA